A DNA window from Vigna angularis cultivar LongXiaoDou No.4 chromosome 1, ASM1680809v1, whole genome shotgun sequence contains the following coding sequences:
- the LOC108336970 gene encoding equilibrative nucleotide transporter 8: MEVVKLVSSDPSERPDTYRVAYIIHFLLGAGNLLPWNALITAVDYFSYLYPTKHIERVFSVAYMISSVMVLLAMISWGGWSKTTLRLRMNLGFSMFVMSLMVAPVIDWTSSSTKLNERPSGAYGLTVAAVVICGLADGLVGGSLIGSAGKLPKQYMQAVFAGTASSGILISILRIITKASLPQTPKGLKISAHLYFMVATIFLLFCIVFSNLQHKLPVMQQYRQSVHQESTLCTGTKFWAVAGKIKGAAFGIFIIYTVTLSIFPGFIAEDLESKLLRDWYPILLIAVYNLADLMGKSLTAFYVIQSMTRAIWAATSRLLFYPLFVICLHGPKWLKTEVPMVVLTFLLGFSNGYLTSVLMILTPKSVPLSEAEFSAIVMTGFLGFGLVCGSVLGWFWIL, translated from the exons ATGGAAGTTGTTAAGTTGGTGTCTAGTGATCCAAGTGAGAGACCAGATACCTATCGAGTTGCTTACATAATTCATTTCTTGCTTGGTGCTGGTAACTTGCTTCCCTGGAATGCCCTGATCACTGCAGTGGATTACTTTTCCTACCTCTATCCCACCAAACACATAGAAAGGGTTTTCTCTGTGGCTTACATGATTTCATCTGTGATGGTGCTCCTTGCGATGATCAGTTGGGGAGGTTGGAGCAAAACAACGTTGAGGTTGAGAATGAACTTGGGCTTCTCCATGTTTGTTATGTCTCTTATGGTAGCCCCAGTCATAGACTGGACATCAAGCAGCACCAAGCTCAACGAGAGACCGAGTGGCGCCTATGGTTTGACGGTTGCAGCAGTGGTGATATGTGGTTTAGCAGATGGCTTGGTAGGTGGAAGCTTGATAGGGTCAGCTGGGAAGCTCCCAAAACAGTATATGCAAGCAGTTTTTGCTGGAACTGCTTCTTCAG GTATTCTAATTTCAATCTTGAGGATAATAACCAAGGCATCACTCCCACAAACTCCGAAGGGTCTCAAAATAAGTGCTCACTTGTACTTCATGGTTGCCACCATTTTTCTCCTATTTTGTATTGTGTTCAGCAACTTGCAGCACAAGTTACCAGTGATGCAGCAGTACCGTCAGAGCGTTCATCAGGAGAGCACCTTATGCACAGGAACAAAATTTTGGGCAGTGGCAGGAAAAATCAAGGGAGCAGCTTTCGGAATTTTCATCATCTACACAGTGACCCTATCTATTTTCCCAGGATTTATTGCTGAAGATCTTGAATCCAAGCTTCTAAGGGATTGGTATCCTATTTTACTGATAGCAGTTTACAATTTAGCTGATCTAATGGGGAAGTCATTAACTGCCTTCTATGTTATTCAATCCATGACAAGGGCTATATGGGCTGCCACATCTAGGCTACTATTCTATCCACTCTTTGTAATTTGTCTTCATGGACCAAAGTGGCTGAAAACAGAAGTACCTATGGTGGTTCTGACTTTTCTGCTAGGATTTAGCAATGGATACCTCACCAGTGTCCTCATGATTCTAACACCCAAGTCCGTGCCCTTGTCAGAAGCAGAGTTTTCTGCTATTGTGATGACAGGGTTCCTCGGGTTTGGCTTAGTTTGTGGTTCGGTTCTTGGCTGGTTCTGGATCTTATGA
- the LOC108339052 gene encoding uncharacterized protein LOC108339052 translates to MTTATMLLRSSSTPILKSCIPNPNPNPNPNPTLNDSLHEHEILHRIPRTPSLTLSASSSSLSPVDASPSRMTRALSETDLSARAKTTSFGSALFSFSESDEGESASTEGGGSGGGGGWDNGDGGGSGCWDSNNGNDGTDLYYRTMIEANPGNPLFLGNYARYLKEVRGDYVKAEEYCGRAILANPNDGKVLSMYADLIWESHKDASRAETYFDQAVKAAPDDCYVLASYAHFLWDAEEEEDEVEEDSCEKSGSFLHGVASPAPPLAAAS, encoded by the exons ATGACAACAGCCACAATGCTTCTTCGAAGCTCGTCCACTCCGATTCTCAAATCCTGCATCCCCAACCCAAACCCAAACCCGAACCCGAACCCAACCCTCAATGATTCGCTCCACGAACACGAAATCCTTCACCGGATCCCGCGGACGCCCTCACTCACGCTGTCGGCGTCGTCGAGTTCGCTGTCGCCAGTTGACGCTTCCCCGAGCAGAATGACGCGGGCGCTGTCGGAGACGGATCTCTCCGCGCGCGCCAAAACGACCTCGTTCGGCTCCGCTCTGTTTTCGTTCTCCGAGTCTGACGAAGGCGAGAGTGCGTCCACTGAAGGCGGCGGAAGTGGCGGTGGCGGCGGATGGGACAACGGTGACGGCGGGGGATCGGGGTGTTGGGATTCGAATAACGGGAACGATGGCACGGACTTGTATTACCGAACGATGATCGAAGCTAATCCAGGGAACCCTCTGTTTCTTGGAAACTACGCGAGGTACTTGAAAGAG GTTCGAGGGGACTATGTGAAAGCAGAGGAGTACTGTGGGAGAGCGATATTGGCGAATCCAAATGATGGGAAAGTGCTGTCCATGTATGCAGATTTGATTTGGGAGAGCCACAAGGATGCTTCGCGAGCGGAGACTTATTTTGATCAAGCAGTTAAAGCTGCTCCTGATGACTG TTATGTTCTGGCATCCTATGCTCATTTTCTTTGGGAtgctgaggaagaagaagatgaagttgaagaagattCCTGTGAGAAATCTGGCAGTTTCTTACATGGAGTTGCTTCACCCGCTCCTCCTTTAGCTGCTGCTTCTTAA